Within the Prochlorococcus sp. MIT 1300 genome, the region CTTACCAATAAACCCTTCACGTCATTACTCAAATAAACAACACCAAAGGAATGGTGTAGAGAAATACACAATAGTGAAAGCCTTGGCAGAATGGATTCTAGAAACAGATACTCGAGGCTAAGGCCACCGAATTTGCGTCGAAAGGGATCTTCGGGTCAATGTCCCTTACTCTTAAGCCAAAGGAATCCCTTTGATAGATGCCTCTACTACCAAGGCGATTTGAACGGCTTAAATCAGTTCTCAATTGCAGAATGGGAGACTTGACAGTTCTGCTTGAAGAAGTCGACAAACCCCACAACCTATCCGCCATTCTCCGCACATGTGATGCAGTTGGCACAATGGATGCACATGCAGTCAGCAAGGAAGAAAGACCTAGAACTTTTAACAGCACAGCACAAGGCAGCCAAAAATGGGTTTACCTTCAAGATCATCCAAATATTGGAATCGCAGCAAAAAAGCTCAAAGAAAAGGGTTTTCGCCTATATGGAACAAACCTAAATACCAAGGCAAAGGACTATCGGGACTGTAATTACTGCAAGCCTACAGCTTTTGTTTTGGGGGCCGAAAAATGGGGACTAACCTCTGAGGCTAAATCTTTAATGGATGAAACAGTATTCATACCAATGCGCGGAATGGTTCAATCTTTAAATGTTTCGGTGGCAGCAGCAACATTGCTCTTTGAAGCACTGCGCCAAAGGACAGTGGCAGGTTTATTACCTAAACATGGAGAAGGAGTTGGGTTAGATCTATATAAACAACGACTATTTGAATGGGCATATCCAGAAGTTGCTACTTGGTGCAAACTAGAAGGGAGACCATATCCTCAACTCAACTCAGATGGTGAAATCACCGACAGACTACCTAGAGATATAAGATTAAAGTATTAGGCAAAAGCTCAACTCATATATAGTCAATTAAGTTATTCACTAACATCGCAATGTATCCTATAAAAGTATTTTACTCATACTAATCTTTATCGCGACTAAACCAAGATTCTAATCCTTCTCCGAGCATTGAAAGGCCAAGGACAAGAATAAACATTGCCAAACCTGGATACAATGCAGTCCACCAGACCCCCGTGGGAACAGCAGCCAAAGCCAAGTTCATATCACTACCCCATTCAGGAATATATTCTGGTAAACCAAGACCTAAAAAGCCCAAGCCTCCAAGCACTAAAACAGCATCAGCAGCATTAAGTGTAAGTAAAACTGGAACAGAGGTGACCACATTACGCAAAAGATATTTACGCATTATCCATATAGAACTAGCCCCTAATGTTTTAGCAGCATCTATATACAGTTCAACTTTTACCTGGGCAGTCTGGTTTCTTACAACTCGAAAATATTGAGGGACATATACAATACAAAGAGCAAGTGCGGCATTTAGAATACCTCTTCCCAATAGAAATGCAAGAACAACTGATAGCAATAGGACAGGAACGGTATAAAGAGTTTCCATCAACAAGACCAAAACCCTATCAATCAACCCACCAATATATCCACTCAAAATCCCCAGAGGCACCCCAATAAATACAGCCAAGGTGACTGCCAAGAAAACCACTTGAAGAGCCACTCCGCTGCCTTCCAAGGTTCGAGCACAAACATCCCGCCCCAACCGGTCTGTGCCACACCAATGCTGAAATGAAGGATGAGCAAAAATAGGATTAGTTAGTCCCTCATTTGGCTTTGGCAAAAAACCTCCGTAAACCAACATTGGAGTTACCAAAGCAACAATCAAATAGCAAACAACAATGAAAGTCCCATAAAACACCATACGTTTAGGGAAATTCCGTTGCCTAAGGCGCAAAAATCCTCGAAAAAACTTCAACAATTAAATTTCTGGTCACATAAGAAAGACTACAGGGTAGAAAAGATTGATAAAACACGCTTAGATAGAACAGTTAAAAAGCTCAAATGAATTTCAGGAACGAAGGCCTAACCGTTGGAGAACTCACCATGGCTGTAGCCACCTTGATTATTGTTGGCCTGATTTGGACTACATTCAACAATCAATCCAACTCAAGTAAAGAGTCGACGCTCCCATTGCAAAACATCTCTACACATCTCTATACATAAAATCAGCTCTTACCAAAAAGGTTAACTCTAATATATCAATATAGAGTTAACCTTTACTGATTAATTTTTAGAACTGCCATAAATGCTTCTTGAGGAACATCAACTTTGCCCATGGCCTTCATTCTCTTTTTGCCTTTTGCCTGCTTTTTTAAAAGTTTTTTCTTACGAGATATGTCACCACCATAACATTTTGCTAATACATCTTTACGCATAGCACTAATACTTTCACTCGCTATAATTCTACTGCCAATTGAAGCCTGCAAAGGTATCTTAAACTGCTGGCGAGGAATAAGTTCCTTTAACTTTTCAACCAGTCCCTTCCCAACAAAATAAGCTTTATCCCTATGAACTATAGTTGTAAGAGGGTCGGCCTTTTCAGAATTGATTAATACATCTAAACGTACCAAGTCATTTCTCCGATAACCAATTAAATGATATTCCATTGATGCATAACCTTTAGTACGACTTTTCATCTGGTCGAAGAAGTCAGTCACAACTTCAGCCAAAGGTATTTCATAAACCAAAGTAACCCTATCAGTAGTTATATACTTCATATCAATGAAATCACCTCTACGTTCTTGACAAAGGCCCATCAAGGTTCCATTGAATTCATTGGGCGCATATATCTCCATACGAACATAAGGTTCTTCAAGCGATTCACGCTTCTGAGGGTCAGGCAAAGTCGCTGGATTATCAATCATTAAGGTCAATCCATCAAGCATATTAACCTTATAAATTACAGATGGAGCAGTTACTATTAAATCTAAATCATATTCTCTTTCAAGCCTTTCTTGAACAATTTCCATATGCAAAAGACCTAAAAAACCACAGCGAAAACCAAACCCCATTGCACTACTAGTCTCCGGTTCATACTTAAGAGCTGCATCAGAAAGCTGCAGCTTCTCTAAGGACTCTCTTAGGTCAGGGTATTGATCAGCATCAGTAGGGAAAAGCCCACAAAAGACCATTGGCTTCGCCTCAGTGTATCCAGGCAGAGGTTCTTCTGCAGGAGACTTTAATAGGGTTATTGTGTCTCCAACTCTTGCATCAGCAACAGCCTTAATCGAGGCGGCTAAATAACCAACCTCACCAGCATGTAACTCATCAACTTTTATTTGATCTGGAGCCATGACACCAATTTCGTCGAGCTCATAACTCTTTTGGCTGGCCATTAAAAGAACTTTATCTGCTGTGGTTATATTTCCACTAATAACCCTAAAATATACTATTACACCCCTGTATGGATCATAATAAGAGTCAAATATCAATGCCTTAGTAGGCTCATTCAAGGCATCATTTGGTGGAGGTATTCGTTCCACCACTGCTTGTAAAATATCAGGGATACCAATTCCAGTTTTTGCTGAACAATAAATCGCATTGGATGTATCTAATCCAATAATTTCCTCAATCTCCTTCTTAATACGATCAGGATCTGCTCCAGGTAAATCAACTTTATTCAAAACAGGAATTATCTCCAAGTCATTTTCCAATGCCAAATAAACATTGGCCAAAGTTTGAGCTTCTACTCCTTGACTTGCATCTACAACAAGCAAGGCGCCTTCACAGGCCTGCAAAGACCTGCTGACCTCATACGAAAAGTCAACATGTCCAGGGGTGTCAATCAAATTCAATACATAAGTCTCCCCATCAACAGCTTCGTAATTCATTCTTGCTGCCTGTAATTTGATTGTTATTCCTCGTTCTCTCTCAAGGTCCATATTGTCAAGGAACTGTTCTTGCATATCCCTTCCAGCAACAGTTCCAGTGTCTTGAAGCAATCTGTCGGCAAGAGTCGACTTGCCATGGTCTATATGGGCAATTATGCAAAAATTTCTTAAACGAGAAACGATAACTTCGGTCATCGGAGAGGAGATTTCCCGCTCGGACGCAGCGAGCTCAAAACACGATCTTAAGTGGTGATCTTATCCACATGCCAAAAAGCATCTCCACCTAGTCAAGACAAACCAAGCAGGGAATTACTTCTTTCTCTCATACGCACCAAGAGATTGCTGTCAAGATTAGGACTTTTCCCATAACTGGGAATCAGCTCAGCCAATCTCTTCTTCCAGTCTTCACTGAGCATCCCATCTCCCCAACAAAGCCTCAAAACCTCCAGCATTATTGACACTGCCGTACTCGCACCAGGCGAGGCCCCTAACAAAGCAGCTAAGGATCCGTCCGAAGACGAAACGACTTCAGTACCCATTTTCAAAAGAGAACCTTCCTTTGTTCTTTTTATTATTTGAACTCTCTGACCTGCAATAGATAAATTCCAATCCTTAGCAGAAGCTTTTGGGAAAAACCCCTTGAGTTCAGTTAAACGGTCTTCATCTGTTTGACTCAACTGAGTAATTAAATAAGTAACAAGATCAAAATTGTTTAAACCAACTTTGATCATTGAACTGAGATTCGATACACGAAGAGAGCGAAATAAATCAAGATGAGATCCCTTTTTCAAAAATTTACTGCTGAAGCCTGCATATGGCCCAAAAAGCAAAGAGCGTTTACCACCAATCCAGCGTGTATCAAGATGAGGAACTGACATTGGTGGAGCTCCTACTTTTGCTTTTCCATATACCTTTGCATGGTGTCTATCAACCAATTCTGGATTAGAGCAAACCAACCATTGCCCACTAACAGGGAATCCAGCATATGACTCAGCTTCCGGAATGCCAGACTTCTGAAGCAGAGGCAATGTTCCACCTCCTGCGCCTAAAAAAACAAAAGGTGTTTGAACCAAAGAACTTTGTTGCTTGCTCTGAAGCTCCAGCTCCCAAGATCTTTTCTCTAACCTTCTAATATTTACTACTTCAAATCCATATTTCAATTCCAAAGCCCCGGTTTTTTGAAGAGATTTCAAAAAACCTCTTGTCAATGCTCCAAAATCAACATCAGTCCCTCTCTTGACCCTAGTCGCGGCAACGGCTTGGTCATTATTTCTACCTTCCATAACCAATGGCATCCACTGATTAAGTTGAGCTCTATCTATAGACCACTCCATCTTTGAGAAGGCAGTCATAGACTTCAGTTTTTCGTAACGTCTTCTCAAAAAAGCGACTTCCTCATCCCCCCAAACAGCACTAATATGTGGCAATACATTTAAAAATTCCTTAGGAGAAAGCTTTCCCTCCGAAACCAAAGAACCCCAATATTCAAGACTTTGCTCAAAAGCCAAATTAATGGCTACTGCCTTCTCAGTTGAAATTTTCCCGTTAGCGGTTGAAGGGGTGTAATTCAGTTCGCAATTAGCAGCATGGCCTGTACCTGCGTTGTTAACGGCTGCTGTGCTTTCAAGAGCAGGACCTTCCAATCGCTCAACAATTAGTATTCTTAGAGATGAATCCAATTCATTAAGCAATGATGCCAATGTGGCACTCATAATTCCTGCACCCACCAAGATGGCGTCGTAACGTCCCTCCACATCAGCAGATCCCGATAAAGTCACAATCTTCAATCCACCCACTAGTCAGGTTATGGCATAGTTCACTAATCTGTAGAAAGCTATAGCTTCAAATTAAATGAGTATCGAATCAATGGCCCTAACACATGAAAATGTGGAGACCGTACTTGACGAACTAAGGCCATTCTTAATGGCAGATGGAGGGAATGTGGAAATAGTAGAGATAGATGGCCCAGTTGTAAAAGTAAGATTGCAAGGAGCCTGCGGTAGTTGCCCAAGTAGCACAATGACTCTAAAAATGGGCATTGAACGAAAACTGCGAGAAATGATTCCTGAAGTTAGCGAAGTAGTACAAGTGCTTTAAAAAAAAAGGGTCAATTTTTAGGCATAAGTAATAATTAATGAGTTAATAGCGTAAGGAACCGATTACTCAACTGATGATTCTCTATCATACTCTAAAGCCCTATCGTTCATCCATTCAGACTCGGTCTTGCAATATTCA harbors:
- a CDS encoding ABC transporter permease, with translation MVFYGTFIVVCYLIVALVTPMLVYGGFLPKPNEGLTNPIFAHPSFQHWCGTDRLGRDVCARTLEGSGVALQVVFLAVTLAVFIGVPLGILSGYIGGLIDRVLVLLMETLYTVPVLLLSVVLAFLLGRGILNAALALCIVYVPQYFRVVRNQTAQVKVELYIDAAKTLGASSIWIMRKYLLRNVVTSVPVLLTLNAADAVLVLGGLGFLGLGLPEYIPEWGSDMNLALAAVPTGVWWTALYPGLAMFILVLGLSMLGEGLESWFSRDKD
- the lepA gene encoding translation elongation factor 4, with product MTEVIVSRLRNFCIIAHIDHGKSTLADRLLQDTGTVAGRDMQEQFLDNMDLERERGITIKLQAARMNYEAVDGETYVLNLIDTPGHVDFSYEVSRSLQACEGALLVVDASQGVEAQTLANVYLALENDLEIIPVLNKVDLPGADPDRIKKEIEEIIGLDTSNAIYCSAKTGIGIPDILQAVVERIPPPNDALNEPTKALIFDSYYDPYRGVIVYFRVISGNITTADKVLLMASQKSYELDEIGVMAPDQIKVDELHAGEVGYLAASIKAVADARVGDTITLLKSPAEEPLPGYTEAKPMVFCGLFPTDADQYPDLRESLEKLQLSDAALKYEPETSSAMGFGFRCGFLGLLHMEIVQERLEREYDLDLIVTAPSVIYKVNMLDGLTLMIDNPATLPDPQKRESLEEPYVRMEIYAPNEFNGTLMGLCQERRGDFIDMKYITTDRVTLVYEIPLAEVVTDFFDQMKSRTKGYASMEYHLIGYRRNDLVRLDVLINSEKADPLTTIVHRDKAYFVGKGLVEKLKELIPRQQFKIPLQASIGSRIIASESISAMRKDVLAKCYGGDISRKKKLLKKQAKGKKRMKAMGKVDVPQEAFMAVLKINQ
- a CDS encoding malate:quinone oxidoreductase; its protein translation is MTLSGSADVEGRYDAILVGAGIMSATLASLLNELDSSLRILIVERLEGPALESTAAVNNAGTGHAANCELNYTPSTANGKISTEKAVAINLAFEQSLEYWGSLVSEGKLSPKEFLNVLPHISAVWGDEEVAFLRRRYEKLKSMTAFSKMEWSIDRAQLNQWMPLVMEGRNNDQAVAATRVKRGTDVDFGALTRGFLKSLQKTGALELKYGFEVVNIRRLEKRSWELELQSKQQSSLVQTPFVFLGAGGGTLPLLQKSGIPEAESYAGFPVSGQWLVCSNPELVDRHHAKVYGKAKVGAPPMSVPHLDTRWIGGKRSLLFGPYAGFSSKFLKKGSHLDLFRSLRVSNLSSMIKVGLNNFDLVTYLITQLSQTDEDRLTELKGFFPKASAKDWNLSIAGQRVQIIKRTKEGSLLKMGTEVVSSSDGSLAALLGASPGASTAVSIMLEVLRLCWGDGMLSEDWKKRLAELIPSYGKSPNLDSNLLVRMRERSNSLLGLS
- the trmH gene encoding tRNA (guanosine(18)-2'-O)-methyltransferase TrmH: MPLLPRRFERLKSVLNCRMGDLTVLLEEVDKPHNLSAILRTCDAVGTMDAHAVSKEERPRTFNSTAQGSQKWVYLQDHPNIGIAAKKLKEKGFRLYGTNLNTKAKDYRDCNYCKPTAFVLGAEKWGLTSEAKSLMDETVFIPMRGMVQSLNVSVAAATLLFEALRQRTVAGLLPKHGEGVGLDLYKQRLFEWAYPEVATWCKLEGRPYPQLNSDGEITDRLPRDIRLKY
- a CDS encoding NifU family protein gives rise to the protein MSIESMALTHENVETVLDELRPFLMADGGNVEIVEIDGPVVKVRLQGACGSCPSSTMTLKMGIERKLREMIPEVSEVVQVL